Proteins encoded together in one Candidatus Neomarinimicrobiota bacterium window:
- a CDS encoding SDR family NAD(P)-dependent oxidoreductase yields the protein MKRLDGKTAVVTGNSRGIGPYISRTLAREGVTIVGVARSEDGLAATQREIEAEGGKCYSIAEDLSQVSSIPQVIERAVELAGEIDILVNNAGREKYQYFHENRDGDIAAILDVNLYAPMELTRLLLPGMLECGGHVVNVASLGGKKGIGYNSIYSASKAGMIMWSDGLRQELRGTKVGISVICPGYISDEGMFADGGIDAPALLGTSSPQKVANAVLDAILKGKPEIIVNNGPMRPLLAIGQLFPSFADAVVRWFGVPELSRKRIESE from the coding sequence ATGAAACGACTGGATGGTAAGACTGCCGTTGTTACGGGTAATTCGCGCGGCATAGGCCCTTATATATCGAGGACTCTGGCGCGGGAAGGGGTGACGATCGTAGGTGTGGCGCGGTCGGAAGACGGGCTGGCTGCAACACAGCGCGAGATAGAGGCGGAGGGGGGCAAGTGTTACTCAATCGCTGAAGATCTGTCGCAGGTCTCATCAATTCCCCAGGTGATAGAAAGAGCGGTGGAACTGGCCGGCGAAATCGATATTCTGGTGAATAATGCGGGACGCGAGAAATATCAGTATTTCCATGAAAACAGGGACGGTGATATTGCCGCCATCCTTGACGTAAATCTTTATGCGCCTATGGAGCTGACTCGTCTGCTTCTGCCAGGGATGCTGGAATGCGGTGGACATGTTGTGAACGTGGCATCCCTAGGGGGAAAGAAGGGGATTGGGTACAATTCTATCTATTCCGCCAGCAAGGCGGGAATGATCATGTGGAGCGACGGTCTGCGGCAGGAGTTACGCGGAACGAAGGTCGGTATTTCTGTTATCTGTCCCGGTTACATCAGCGATGAGGGGATGTTCGCGGATGGTGGTATAGATGCACCGGCACTGCTCGGGACTTCTTCACCTCAGAAAGTGGCCAATGCCGTTCTCGACGCCATTCTCAAGGGAAAGCCGGAGATTATTGTTAATAACGGCCCTATGCGGCCGCTCCTCGCCATCGGACAACTCTTTCCTTCGTTTGCCGATGCGGTTGTAAGATGGTTCGGTGTCCCTGAGCTGAGTCGGAAGAGGATCGAATCCGAGTAG
- a CDS encoding thioesterase family protein — MNREISRDDFSEFTELATRWSDMDSVGHINNATFLSYFETTRIGYLSSFGFTENKFIVASIKIDYLKQLDHPARLTIGQKISRVGNKSFDVLAAVFREDETDPIAASVTTVVSFDYETQETIPVPDVIREKLDA, encoded by the coding sequence ATGAATAGAGAAATCTCCAGAGACGACTTCTCAGAATTCACCGAACTCGCCACGCGCTGGAGTGATATGGACTCCGTGGGGCATATCAACAACGCTACATTCCTGTCTTATTTCGAGACTACCCGCATAGGATATCTTTCCAGCTTCGGCTTCACTGAGAATAAGTTCATTGTTGCTTCCATAAAGATTGATTATCTAAAACAGCTCGATCATCCCGCAAGGCTCACCATCGGTCAGAAGATCAGTCGTGTGGGCAACAAGAGCTTCGACGTACTGGCAGCGGTGTTCAGAGAAGATGAGACCGATCCCATCGCCGCGTCAGTCACGACCGTCGTCTCTTTTGATTACGAGACGCAAGAGACGATTCCTGTTCCTGATGTAATCAGAGAGAAGCTCGACGCATGA
- a CDS encoding cupin domain-containing protein has protein sequence MYDRMNVNFDDPPPWLSMLREELNLHGVALGIANIPKRRGYTFMHSHEEQEEVYIVLGGSGIIRIEDEDIDLRPGDFVKVSPQARRALKASDESDLLVIIAGGVVTKDYPRNLKSGHLVDDGIPDWDNLPPWCEGNPKIIEINRKLRAQREKLKADS, from the coding sequence ATGTATGACAGAATGAACGTCAATTTTGACGATCCGCCACCGTGGCTGAGCATGTTACGAGAGGAGCTGAACCTCCACGGCGTTGCCCTCGGAATAGCCAATATCCCCAAGAGAAGAGGTTACACCTTCATGCACAGTCACGAGGAACAGGAGGAGGTCTATATTGTCCTCGGCGGCTCGGGAATCATCCGCATTGAAGATGAGGACATCGATCTGCGTCCCGGTGACTTCGTGAAGGTTTCACCTCAGGCAAGACGAGCTCTAAAGGCTTCTGATGAATCAGATTTGCTGGTTATCATTGCTGGCGGTGTGGTGACAAAGGACTATCCCAGAAATCTGAAATCAGGTCACCTCGTCGATGACGGCATCCCGGACTGGGACAACCTGCCGCCGTGGTGCGAAGGGAATCCTAAAATTATCGAAATCAACAGGAAGCTGAGAGCTCAACGGGAGAAGCTGAAGGCTGATTCGTGA
- a CDS encoding dienelactone hydrolase family protein has translation MIVETYQSSGSPARAIIGLHGWTGDEFSMQPVAKKLKIEESKWFMPRAPYDADTGNGYTWFSGSDEEGWRYQRTMDMMPRLLSEVAEEGFTAQETFLVGFSMGAGLALLTAAALPYAIGGVIAIAGFVKNPDFLASLMTDESKATPIVIIQGSEDDIVTPERSKATFELLQSLGYDVRYEEYDTGHKVPADAITLMRDFIKDEVPSMEKRVSMS, from the coding sequence ATGATCGTTGAGACGTATCAGTCATCGGGAAGTCCCGCAAGGGCCATCATCGGCCTTCACGGTTGGACGGGAGATGAATTCTCCATGCAGCCGGTAGCTAAGAAGCTCAAGATCGAGGAGAGCAAATGGTTCATGCCGCGGGCGCCGTACGACGCCGATACGGGCAACGGTTACACATGGTTCAGCGGATCTGATGAGGAGGGGTGGCGATATCAGCGGACTATGGATATGATGCCGCGCCTGCTTTCAGAAGTTGCTGAGGAAGGATTCACCGCTCAGGAGACATTTCTTGTGGGGTTTTCCATGGGAGCGGGTCTCGCCCTGCTGACGGCGGCCGCACTGCCGTACGCTATCGGCGGCGTTATCGCTATTGCCGGATTTGTGAAGAATCCTGACTTTCTGGCTTCCCTTATGACTGACGAGAGTAAGGCGACTCCCATTGTGATAATCCAAGGATCGGAAGACGATATTGTGACGCCTGAAAGGTCGAAAGCTACATTTGAACTGTTACAATCTCTCGGATATGATGTTCGCTACGAAGAGTACGATACGGGACACAAAGTTCCGGCTGACGCAATCACTCTTATGCGGGACTTTATCAAGGATGAAGTGCCTTCCATGGAGAAAAGAGTATCAATGAGTTAG